The genomic region CCTACGCGGTTCAGACTACCGCTGACGACGGACAATGAACTACTGCACGAAGGCCTTCTGAGTACGTAGTGCCGTCTACCGGAGCATGCAGGGACATTGCCATTTCATTGATTCCAATAAGCCACACAGCAGCATCTAGTGAGGTTTGAGTGCAAGATCTCGGCACTCGTAAATCGTTTTCGACTCAAGTCACATCGCGACGCGGACGCGTTGCCCACAATGCAGAACGCCACTCCGACGGAGAGTCGACGCCGACATGCGCTTTGCACCCGTTTCCGTCTGACATCTGTCCGGGTTTACCATCCGCTTCCTTGGTCGCGTTGGGCGCACGGATCAATGCGTAATCGACGAAGGTGCGCTGGCGTAACAGCCTGGCTCACCGTTGATCGGATCTGGAATCCCGACGGTCAACTTATGCTTTTCCAGAAAACCACGCACGAAAAGGATGTCGCATTTATCAGTAATTTAAATACCACCCTATAAACTTCGCAGAATCGTGGTTTCGCTCCTCTTCTTGCACTGCCGGATCGCGGCAACCGAAGCAGTTATGCATTGCATTAATTCGACGCATGGCCATCAAAAGGTATGCTCGACGACTGCCCCCCCTCAATTACTGGAGGGTGCGTGTGAGCGGCTAAATCTTTCAAGAGCATTACTCGATCCATCTTGATCAGAAACTGTCCCTTGCGGGGGCTCCTGCTTGATCGCGAATCTGCACCAGTGAAGGTTAACTGCTTCATCATCAAAAAATTCGGAATTGGTGTCCCGTGATTTTGCCAAATTCGAAAAAATTATTAGAACCACCTTAGAAAACTATGAAAATCATTCGTAATGTCGGCCAAAAGAGCAGGCGTAGGACGCGGCTAGGTCATGCCACAGCATCAGCTTAGGAGATTTACCTTCGCGATCAATGTCTCCTATTATCGCAATAACTCGGACTCGACGCATGCTTACATCGTGACGCCCACCCTTTCTCCACCTCTCGACCTATCAGAAAAATAGTGTTTTTGCCCTGCTCTTTGCAAACTAGGGCAGTGGATGTTCATTACTGTAATCAAAGGTGGGCGTGACAGATTTACAGCGCGTTAGAAATGAGTCTAAGCATCAAACAGCGTAAATATCTCATACGCGAGAGACCCGAACTGCTGCTAATCCAGGCATCAGGAACCATTGTTTGTCGATGGATATAATGGACGACTGATTGACCGACAAGCGCAGTTCTTGAAGGTTCAACTGATCGACAACTTCAACCGTCAAACCGTGAGGCCGCGAAATATTAAATTGTGACTGAGCATTTGGTGCGCGGGCTATGATCACTGGCGGCCGGCGAACTCAAAAGCCTTTATAAGGCCCCTGTAGTTGCCTGGAAAGCGCTACGAAAGTTACCCTTGTATCTGAATCCAATAGGTTGGATCAGTTTCTTTCAGAGGCAAACACGGGTTACAGCCCAATTCTTGGAACTGTAACCCTGAACCTCTAGCACTTTATTTGCCTGAGACAACAACCGAAATACACCAAGTCGTCGGCCATTTTTCGTCATCAGTGGACGCAAGATGTGGCAATATTTGTGGAAAATTCACGTAAATACTTCGCGCCTTAGCATGGCTCGCGCGCGAGAAAGGCGGGAGCGCACCGTTCCTATTGGAATGCCCAAGCGTTCAGCTAGAGCATGGTAGTTACCCGGATTTTCGAGCATCACGGTGAGCACCCGACGCATGTCCGGCGACAATGCCGCAGTGGCGCGCGCCGTACGCTCTAACAGTCGTAGCGCGTCGACCTGGCGATCCAAGTCGAACGCCAGTTCATTCGATTCCATATCCAATGTATCCAGCTCGCACAGCGGAGGACGCGTATACGCTCGACGGAAATGACTGCGAATTAAATTGAGTGCAATGCCAAACATCCATGTTTCCGGCTTGGAATCGCCATTGAATTTATTGCAATTTCGCAGTGCCTCCACGTAAGTCCCCTGCAACAGATCCTCCGCATCCTCGGGATTCATGACGCGACTGCGAATAAACTTACGCAAACTTTCATGATTATAGCTGGATAAAAAAACTCTAACAACCTGTTGCTCAAATGTAATCGGCATATCGCGCTCGGCGGGCTTTACTTTTTTCTGTTGCATAGACATGTCCTTTAGTTGGACTGTGCCTCTACACAAGATGCGTGCCAAGCCCTCAGCTGCCCAGTAACCAAGGTAAAATACTGATGTTGTACATCAATTTCACGCCAGAAGCGGCGTACTGGACGCGACCATGTCGCCACTTATCGCACACCACCCCAAATCGCTTATACAGTTGTCTCATTCCGATGGAACCGCTTTGGCTCCTAGAACCACTTACTCAAACCCTGATTAATTACCAAGTGTGACTATGAAAACCGATGCGCCGCGTCCCGCCCCTCCTCCTAGCGCGCTTATTCCCCCCCATGTGCCGCAACCGAAGCCACCGGGGACTGGTCAGAACATGGAGGAAATCGCCATGGTCTTTAGCCAGCACGTAGAACGCAGTAGTAAGGCTCTGCATCAGCGTCGCATTCAACTGCCCAAACTGGAACAGGCCTTGCCTCAGATCGCGGCGCCGGAGCACTTAAGGCCCTGGTGTGAGCAGTTATCGCATCTGGATGCAAGTACAGTCGCTCAACGGCTGTTGGCGGTGCAGCAACTAGCTGAACGATGCACACCGGTGGATCGGATCGTCCATCTGGCCGACGGTGACCCAGCACAGGCCCATATACTACTGGAGCGACTGACCGAGCAAGCGGAGGCAAACGCGCGCAAAACTGAAGCACTGAGGCTCAGGGCTTGTCTCGCACGGTTGCACAAAGCCCATGGAGCCGAAATTACGGCGGGACTAAATATCGGCGGGGCGTTACTAGCAGGCCTAGACGACCCAACCTTACGGCAGTCCGTGCTTCGCCTGTATTACGACAAAATTGTGCTCAAACAATCATTGGTTGAGTTGTTACAGCAGCTACTTGAATTGTTCCTAGAAGAACATTTTGAAACTGGCTTGAAGGTTTTACGCCGCGCGTTGGCAGACGATATCGCCTCAGAAACGCCATCTCGACCCAGTGTAAGATTGCGCAAATTATTGGCCGGCTTGGAATCTGCCGGACAATTGTCAAGTTTAATTCACGCCTGTCGGGCCGTGCTGGCGCGCTGCCCAGAAAGCGTGCCCTACACCCCCGTGACCCTCAGCCGCCGCGTGGTGGGTTTGCCCCTCAGTGGCGTAAACGCGTTCGAAGCTGAACGTCTGAGCAAAGAACTCAATGGTGGTGAGCATGCGAATCAACAGCAGACTTTGTCCACGGTGTACGGACTGATGCGAAGCCTGCCGCTGAGTTTGTGGAGTGACCTGAATCATCGGCAGCGCTCCCTTGCGGCGATACAAACGCTGTTCGAAGACCGGTCGAGGATCTAGGCGAATGCCCCCATACATCGTCCCATTGCATCGGTTTGCCTTGCTAGCCGCCCAGCGCAGCGAGCTGGTCACCGGCAGCCTAGCGCTGGCGATCGTATTCATGATGATTATTCCGCTACCAACGTGGCTGGTGGACGTATTGATCGCGGCGAACATCAGCTTTGCCACGCTGTTGGTGGTGTTGGCATTACTGTTACCCAGCCCTCTGTCCTTTTCCTCTTTTCCGGCGGTTTTGCTGCTTTCGACCCTTTTCCGCCTTGCCCTATCAGTAGCTACCACCCGCCTGATTCTGCTTGAGCAGGATGCCGGTAGCATTGTCGAGGCTTTTGGCAACTTTGTTGTTGGCGGTAATCTGGCCGTCGGCCTAGTCATGTTTCTGATCCTGACCCTAGTCAACTTTCTGGTCATCACTAAGGGCTCCGAACGTGTCGCGGAAGTGGCTGCGCGGTTCACCCTCGATGCCATGCCCGGTAAGCAGATGTCGATCGACAGCGATTTGCGCGGCGGCCTTATCACGGCTGAGACTGCCATTTTGCGACGTGAGACACTCGCGCGGGAGAGCCAGCTGTTCGGCGCGATGGATGGCGCTATCAAGTTCGTTAAAGGGGACGCGATCGCCGGCATAGTTATCGTGCTGATCAACATGATTGCAGGTTTCAGCATTGGCATGCTTCAGCACGACATGAGCGCAGGTGATTCAGCCCGCCTTTATTCGGTACTGACCATTGGCGATGGCTTGATCGCTCAAATTCCTGCACTAATGATTTCTTTGACGGCAGGGATGATGATTACACGCGTTTCACC from Pseudomonas yamanorum harbors:
- a CDS encoding RNA polymerase sigma factor, with the translated sequence MQQKKVKPAERDMPITFEQQVVRVFLSSYNHESLRKFIRSRVMNPEDAEDLLQGTYVEALRNCNKFNGDSKPETWMFGIALNLIRSHFRRAYTRPPLCELDTLDMESNELAFDLDRQVDALRLLERTARATAALSPDMRRVLTVMLENPGNYHALAERLGIPIGTVRSRLSRARAMLRREVFT
- a CDS encoding HrpJ domain-containing protein; its protein translation is MEEIAMVFSQHVERSSKALHQRRIQLPKLEQALPQIAAPEHLRPWCEQLSHLDASTVAQRLLAVQQLAERCTPVDRIVHLADGDPAQAHILLERLTEQAEANARKTEALRLRACLARLHKAHGAEITAGLNIGGALLAGLDDPTLRQSVLRLYYDKIVLKQSLVELLQQLLELFLEEHFETGLKVLRRALADDIASETPSRPSVRLRKLLAGLESAGQLSSLIHACRAVLARCPESVPYTPVTLSRRVVGLPLSGVNAFEAERLSKELNGGEHANQQQTLSTVYGLMRSLPLSLWSDLNHRQRSLAAIQTLFEDRSRI